Genomic window (Culex pipiens pallens isolate TS chromosome 3, TS_CPP_V2, whole genome shotgun sequence):
aaacataaaacataaaacatttcaatgaaaacgttTCTTTATCCCCCTTTAGGTGCTTGGTCCTACTCATATTCATATAGTGAAGAAGCGCGACGCATCAATCTTAGTGAAAATGGATgcaaaataaaggaaaaaaaaatgctttagatAAAATGAACATTAAATTTGGGTGCgcacaaattttagaaattttattttcaaaaccaagATTTGGAACACTGAAAATTGAGTTCCTTCGTATATCAATGAAATTAAGTAATATGTAGTTGACAGCAGATGTGTTTgcgtttattcaaatatttctattgatttttggaagactttcttgcaaaacatttcaaattactaacctttttctaaatttacagttttctcatgaATTAATTGCACTTGAAGtccaatgaaaattttgaagccattttaaaaaaaataatgtgtcCTGACTTTTCCGACCGTTTTTAAAAAGAGGGGGagtggacaaaaacttttaaaaatattttctacagCCTATGAATTATCCCAACATAGAAAATTAGCTCCTGCTATAAAACAAAGCTAGCACGCAACATTGCATGAAATAACTGATACAGCTGCTGCTCACCAGATGGCCACATGTCAGTGATGCGAAAATTTATATTCAAGTTTATGTATTCTGAGTTAACTCGAGTTCTCTGCAAACCAGTGTAATATTTCGAAGCCGTCGTGCTTGTtgtacggagttttttcggtttttattgaatatctcaggattgaaatcgaattttggggatctgtgaaggtcaaaagatgaggcattgtgagctgcacaaaatggcgttcttaactctatttggcccaaaatcgacgttCGACAAGTTGGAACATAAGCGACAATTTGCCATTTAGATCAGAGACACGTGACTCTTTATCCAAaggtaaaacaaaaatatattcgACAAATTCTTGGTCAGAAcagaactattttcaaaaaattagtaTATTTGACTGATTCTAAGCGTTTTAATGGAAGTAGACCAAAAGCTTTTTCTGCAATGTTTTTCTGGCGGACATCTTTCTTTCAATTACAAGAATCCTCCAACGAAAAATGTCTTAGAAAAACATAAGGTATCTATAATGACGACGAATCAGCGCATATTTGTCAAAGATTTGTGATTTTATCCTCATTTGTGTTAGTGTCGATAGTTAGATTTCACGTTGAATTGATTCGTTATTGAATTAATAAATAATCAACTTGATTTATGAGTATGGAAATGTGATATTATGAAACGTAAAACGAATGAAGAAGTTTTGTTTTATAATCTCATTTGCACTACATTAATGTACAGGTGTAAATCTTTGgaattttctctaaaacttaacattTAACCAGTAGGACTTCATTCCTACGATGGCCGATCCGTCGTTGCTTGCTCCTCCTTTTCCGCCAGATCGATTTCCTTGTCCTTCACCTCGTCGTCGAAAATTTTCAGATTCTTGACGTAGTACCACACCCCACAGTCGAACAGCGTCCCCACCAGCACGAACCCGGCCGCGATAAAGTTCAAAAGGTACCTGAACGACGAAACAGGAAGCAGGACATTagttaaagtttgatttttttttgggtttttcgtCCTCACCGTAACGTTTCCCCATCGTACAGCCAGCAGTTGCCCTTGCCGGAGCAGGTTTTGCCCCACACCAGGCAGGTCCGGTCCAGCACCAGGCCGAAAAAGATCGGACTCGGGATGAAGGACATCAGGCTGAGCAGCATCATGCCGAAGCCCATCGAGACGGTTTTGTCCTTCTCGTCGACGCACCGCACCGACACCAGGAAGTTGCTGGCTCGCCCGGTCGCGCCGGAAAACTTCAGGAAGCACATGACCGCCAAAAACGTGAAAAACTCCCGCTTGCAGTCCATCGGGCAGGGACCGGCGATGGCCTTGCCGCCGGGGGGTGGTTGCTGAGGGGGGAATGAATGGTGAGAGGAAATTTCAATCAAAGATGGATGAAAAACAACTCGTCATTTTCTGAAAGAAAAAAGAATGACAAATAGCTTACCAGCTCATCGTAGGTGAGTGAGTACGGCGTAAGCTGGCTTCCGTTGGAGGAGCTTCGTAACCGTTCCAAAACGGGGTCGTGGCCTGAGTGATTTCTGGCCTCTATGCAAGCGCATTCGTCGTACGTCTGTGAGGGTTATGCAAATAAACAAGAAATAGCAGTGGtgataaattagaaaatctttCCAGATGCACTTTTCTGCAACGAAGCGATAAGATAAGTTCTAACGGTAGCATGTTTacgttcatctcgagaaagtcATGTGATAATGATTGTTTTTCCTCGGTAGGGGTTGACTGACCTTAAGGTCACCAATCTGGTACTGTTGCCGGCAGCCGGCATGGCACGCCGAAATGTAGGTGTTGCCGTCCTCGCCGCAGATGGGGGAGTATTTGACGTAGTCGCACTGGCAGGCTGAGTTGCACGTGGGCGTTAGGTCGGTTCTAGAGCAAATTGACGCTTGAGTTGAGGTGTAACATGTATGGGTAACTTAAAACTCACGTCGACGGATGATTCACGATGACAGAGTTTTCACTcgcagaacatcccaaaaagGCGTACCCGATCATCCCGCTGACGGACAACAGTCCCACCATGACGTTCCACGCGGCCATGTAGCGGGCCCTCGGCTTGTACCGCGATATCACAACGCCCGAAATGAGCACTCCGACGGCGGAAAAGACCAACGCCACCGTGCCCGTCACCAGACTGGACGTGGACGCCGACTGTTTGTACTGCGTTTCGATGTACTTGGGCGTGAAGATCCAGTACGGCATGTAGCCGAAGAAGTAAAACACCGACGCGATGTTGTTCAGCATGAGGATCTTGTTCTTGAGCAGTCGCTTGAACGTCTTGAGCATGTCCTTGAACGAGGCCGGCAGTTCGTCCTCCTTCTTCACCTCGCTGAGTTTCATGCCAAGCTTCTGCTTTTCGATGGCGATTCGTTTCCGGACGGCGGCCCTCGGAAGTTGCTTGGGGAAAAGACCGATGAACAGGGCAAAGAAGCCCAGGACCAGCCCCAGAATGAGCCATCCAATCCACCAGGCACCGAGCCAGCGGGGATCCTTGTTGGTGATGGTCGGGTTCATCGACGGGGATATGTACAGCTTGAGGCAGTACGAGGCCAGGGCGTACCCGATGGCGGGACCCAGCATCCGGAGGAAGTAGGAGACGCCTTAGGGTAGAGAGGAAAAAACGAGAGTTGTATGCATGTGAAAACAGTCCACCCAATAGGATACTCACTAACCAGGGCAGGAGTCTTGGACTTTTTGATGTTGTCGTCCATGTAGGACACCCCCAGCGTGTAATACAGCGAACTTCCAATCCCTGAGATAAACTGCGCCACAAACAGCACCGCCTGTGGAGCCAAATTCCCCTCCTCGACCTCACACTCCGCCCCGCGAGTCCCATTCGCCCGGCAAAGCGTTTTCGCCTTCTGCGCTTCAAACACCTCCTTGGTCTGGTTCTCGTCGTACGTCGCCCCGTACTCGGTGGTCAACGCCAGCGCCGATTCCCCGGGCCCGTACAGCAAGTGTGGCAGCGCGTTCAACCAGCAAAACAGCACGATCGTAAACAGCCCGAAGGCGATCCACCGCGGTCGGTGTCCCTTGCCGGCGTAATAGCTCAGGATGGCGGACAGAAACAGCGAGCTGATGTCGTTCCCGATCGAGATGATGCCGGTGTTACGGCTGGGAATTTTGTACCGCTTCTCCAGCGTGGTGATGGTTCCGTTGAAGTACGCGTAGGTGGCCGAGAAGACACAGCCCACGACTCCGTACAGGAAGACGTACGCTTTCTTGTTGGCGAATCTGTGAATGAACAAATAGTTCTTTGAATTTCATTGCCAAGAAGAACAAAGTTGTCCCAAATGATTTTTATGCAACTGTGAAAAATGCATCTGGTTTcctatttcaatatattattTTAGCGATTATTTACAACTTTcatatgattttattttatcacttctgagcaattctgcacaatttcataaataattttCGAGAATTCTACGTGCTGGTCATACAAATGGGCAtcttcgaaaatctgtaccttgagaAGGAATgtattgatcgatttggtgtcttcgacaaagttgtagaagatGATTATGTTTTATAACTAAAAATTTACtttacaaaatacatatttttttattttcgattttttcatatgtttaaggagactaaaaataaaaaacggaAAATATCATTGgtaaacatttttacaaaaatttaagaatattttttacattagaaaaaaagtgcAATCCAAAATGACTTAACgcaatttaaaatcaagttcaccgttttcatgATAAAggcatttggatttttttttcgaaaaatgttaagCTGTTTGcaatttaaacataatttatggaTTAAAACTACCGatgatcaaaatatttttgcaatttcgtcgtgaaactattatttttcctgtcattctcgaacgacgaaaaagcctacttttctgtaacaaaaataaaagattcaaatagtaacacttttcaaaataaatgctgaaaagtgctGCAACTTTTCggcatttttttggaaatagtagttaatgcaacaaattgcaaaaagaggattttttcagcacgagtcgtacatttatccaacgaggttcaccgagttggataaatacgaagagtgctgaaaaaatcaagttttgcagcgagttccatacaacattttttgcaattccaaaaaacacgcactgagtgaaattttaagtaaatttttcatgtaatttgtcaataaatcatttaaatcaaaaaaatgttgaaaagagtTACTTTTcgaagttcaactttttagcacccatttgagtgctgaaaagtagaactttttagcatttattttgaaaagtgttgctattcgattctgttatttttggtatagaaaaataggctatttcgtcgttctagaatgacaggaaaagtgagtagtttcacgacggaattgcaaaaagtaatattttcaacatttcttcaattttaacggttcattgacaaaatacatgaacatttgacttacaattccacttaaa
Coding sequences:
- the LOC120412898 gene encoding solute carrier organic anion transporter family member 74D translates to MGAEKNYHELGEQQQHEKSTNCVGEDVEKCSSKKVQEVEFSTKFEEHYRRNGAGDEKGSKNGAEMEKMLPNDLEDMFKDMPLTKDTTCGFWIFKGEFLQRFANKKAYVFLYGVVGCVFSATYAYFNGTITTLEKRYKIPSRNTGIISIGNDISSLFLSAILSYYAGKGHRPRWIAFGLFTIVLFCWLNALPHLLYGPGESALALTTEYGATYDENQTKEVFEAQKAKTLCRANGTRGAECEVEEGNLAPQAVLFVAQFISGIGSSLYYTLGVSYMDDNIKKSKTPALVSVSYFLRMLGPAIGYALASYCLKLYISPSMNPTITNKDPRWLGAWWIGWLILGLVLGFFALFIGLFPKQLPRAAVRKRIAIEKQKLGMKLSEVKKEDELPASFKDMLKTFKRLLKNKILMLNNIASVFYFFGYMPYWIFTPKYIETQYKQSASTSSLVTGTVALVFSAVGVLISGVVISRYKPRARYMAAWNVMVGLLSVSGMIGYAFLGCSASENSVIVNHPSTTDLTPTCNSACQCDYVKYSPICGEDGNTYISACHAGCRQQYQIGDLKTYDECACIEARNHSGHDPVLERLRSSSNGSQLTPYSLTYDELQPPPGGKAIAGPCPMDCKREFFTFLAVMCFLKFSGATGRASNFLVSVRCVDEKDKTVSMGFGMMLLSLMSFIPSPIFFGLVLDRTCLVWGKTCSGKGNCWLYDGETLRYLLNFIAAGFVLVGTLFDCGVWYYVKNLKIFDDEVKDKEIDLAEKEEQATTDRPS